The Thermoleophilum album genome contains a region encoding:
- the mscL gene encoding large conductance mechanosensitive channel protein MscL: MKDFRDFALKSNFLDLAVAVVVGAALATLVRSFVTNILTPAIAAVGGYPDISSLELKVGGAVFRYGAFLTALIAFVMTLAVVFFLLVRPVQRLRARSARKEAESARECPYCLTKIPKAAKRCAACCAALEPAP; this comes from the coding sequence GTGAAGGATTTCCGCGATTTCGCGCTGAAAAGCAACTTCCTCGATCTGGCCGTAGCGGTCGTCGTCGGCGCAGCGCTGGCGACGCTCGTCCGGTCCTTCGTCACCAACATCCTCACGCCCGCGATCGCCGCTGTTGGCGGCTATCCCGACATCTCCTCCCTCGAGCTAAAGGTCGGCGGAGCAGTCTTTCGCTACGGCGCCTTCCTGACCGCTCTGATCGCGTTCGTGATGACACTGGCCGTCGTCTTCTTCCTGCTGGTGCGGCCCGTCCAGAGGTTGCGCGCGCGCAGCGCACGCAAGGAAGCCGAGAGCGCACGCGAGTGCCCTTACTGCCTGACCAAGATCCCGAAGGCTGCGAAGCGCTGTGCCGCCTGCTGCGCTGCGCTCGAGCCCGCACCCTGA
- the serS gene encoding serine--tRNA ligase: MLDPKLLREDPERVRAALARRGAAELVDRFLELDKRRRQLLPELEGLRATKRRASREIGERQRRGEDASAAIAEMRTTAQRERALEQELQAVEAERERVLAAMPNLPFDDVPDEPRVLRSWGEAGRRGRDHVELAGRWLDLEAAARTSGSRFVYLKGPLVMLELALVRWALELLEGEQHVPVIPPVLVRERALFGTGFWPDTEQQVYRLAEDDLFLVGTAEVPLASLHADAILAEQDLPLRYGGFSPCFRREAGAAGRDTRGIFRVHQFDKVEMFCFVRPQDSASEHERLVAIQERIYQALEIPYRVVDIAVDDLGAPAAKKIDLEAWLPGEGRFREITSCSNTTDFQARRLEVRYRPSDGGPPRYVHTLNGTAVAVGRTIIAILENHQRDDGTVEVPEILHPYGAPTEIRPL; encoded by the coding sequence TTGCTCGACCCGAAGCTGCTGCGCGAGGATCCGGAACGGGTCCGCGCCGCGCTCGCTCGTCGGGGGGCGGCGGAGCTGGTCGACCGCTTCCTCGAACTCGACAAGCGCCGCCGGCAGCTCCTCCCTGAACTCGAAGGTCTGCGCGCAACCAAGCGGCGCGCGAGTCGAGAGATCGGAGAACGTCAGCGGCGCGGCGAGGACGCCAGCGCGGCGATCGCGGAGATGCGCACGACCGCGCAGCGTGAGCGCGCCCTCGAACAGGAACTGCAGGCGGTGGAGGCAGAGCGTGAACGCGTGCTGGCGGCGATGCCGAATCTGCCGTTCGACGACGTTCCGGACGAGCCGCGCGTGTTGCGCAGTTGGGGTGAGGCCGGCCGTCGCGGGCGCGACCACGTCGAGCTCGCGGGGCGCTGGCTCGATCTCGAAGCGGCGGCGCGCACCTCGGGCTCGCGCTTCGTCTATCTGAAGGGACCGCTCGTGATGCTCGAGCTCGCGCTCGTGCGGTGGGCGTTGGAGCTGCTCGAGGGCGAGCAGCACGTGCCGGTGATCCCGCCGGTTTTGGTGCGTGAGCGAGCGCTTTTCGGCACCGGCTTCTGGCCGGACACGGAGCAGCAGGTTTACCGGCTCGCCGAGGACGATCTCTTCCTAGTCGGGACTGCTGAGGTCCCGCTCGCCTCGCTGCACGCCGACGCGATCCTCGCTGAGCAAGATCTACCCCTTCGTTACGGGGGCTTCTCGCCGTGCTTCCGGCGCGAGGCGGGCGCCGCGGGCCGCGACACGCGCGGCATCTTCCGCGTCCACCAGTTCGACAAGGTCGAGATGTTCTGCTTCGTGCGCCCACAGGATTCGGCATCCGAGCACGAGCGGTTGGTGGCGATCCAAGAGCGCATCTACCAGGCGCTCGAGATCCCCTACCGAGTCGTCGACATCGCGGTCGACGATCTCGGCGCTCCGGCCGCGAAGAAGATCGATCTGGAAGCTTGGCTGCCCGGCGAGGGTCGCTTCCGGGAAATCACCTCGTGCTCGAATACCACCGATTTCCAGGCGCGGCGTCTGGAGGTTCGCTACCGGCCGAGCGACGGCGGGCCGCCGCGATACGTCCACACCCTGAACGGCACGGCGGTCGCCGTCGGTCGCACGATCATTGCGATCCTCGAGAACCACCAACGCGACGATGGGACCGTCGAGGTTCCGGAGATCCTGCATCCCTACGGGGCCCCGACGGAGATTCGCCCCCTCTGA
- a CDS encoding c-type cytochrome, which yields MSSEPRTRRSAGRALRASALAIGAAALLAGCGGKITVTKSDPTLRRGAELFNERCSVCHSLDAANAYGSKPPGQLEPGERTNGPNFNVRRVKRDDVLFAIRNGGFSGQIMPANIVVGRDAELIADFLATCSGRRNRAVCDADK from the coding sequence GTGAGCTCCGAGCCGCGTACTCGCCGCAGCGCCGGGCGGGCCCTCCGCGCCTCAGCGCTGGCCATCGGTGCCGCCGCACTGCTTGCCGGTTGCGGGGGCAAGATCACGGTAACCAAGAGCGATCCAACCTTGCGCCGTGGTGCCGAGCTGTTCAACGAGCGCTGCTCGGTCTGTCACTCGCTCGACGCCGCGAACGCTTACGGATCGAAGCCTCCGGGTCAGCTCGAGCCCGGTGAGCGCACGAACGGCCCCAACTTCAACGTGCGCCGCGTCAAGCGCGACGACGTGCTGTTCGCGATCCGCAACGGTGGTTTCTCGGGTCAGATCATGCCCGCGAACATCGTCGTCGGGCGTGATGCGGAGCTGATCGCCGATTTCCTGGCGACGTGCTCGGGGCGACGCAACCGAGCCGTCTGCGACGCCGACAAGTAG
- a CDS encoding cupredoxin domain-containing protein — translation MAAGIVAASGCGQVERGGRGFARAVPGASVQVTAREYGFTPARIDLARAGRLRFVVRNVGSLPHDLRLRDERGRELGGTPAFERGSRTVTFVLRPGRYTYYCSIGDHEQLGMRGVLVVRTR, via the coding sequence ATGGCAGCGGGCATCGTCGCCGCCTCCGGTTGCGGTCAGGTCGAGCGTGGGGGGCGTGGCTTCGCGCGGGCCGTCCCCGGCGCCTCGGTACAAGTGACCGCTCGCGAGTACGGCTTCACTCCCGCGCGCATCGACCTGGCGCGAGCGGGACGGCTGCGGTTCGTCGTGCGCAACGTCGGGTCGCTGCCGCACGATCTGCGCTTGCGCGACGAGCGGGGTCGCGAGCTCGGTGGCACACCCGCATTCGAGCGCGGTTCGCGGACGGTCACCTTCGTGCTGCGCCCCGGTCGCTACACGTACTACTGCAGCATCGGTGACCACGAGCAGCTCGGGATGCGGGGGGTGCTGGTCGTTCGGACGCGCTAG
- a CDS encoding NADH-quinone oxidoreductase subunit A, which translates to MLRSYLPGLVFVLLGAGVGTLFTFLNGLIGPRRPNPRKREPYECGLPSDVRRSFRFGISFYLVAMLFILFDVEVIFLYPIAVRLDAFGAFALVETLIFIALLLVALVHVWRRGALDWK; encoded by the coding sequence ATGCTCAGAAGCTACCTACCGGGTCTCGTCTTCGTGCTGTTGGGAGCAGGGGTCGGCACCCTGTTCACCTTCCTCAACGGTCTGATCGGACCGCGTCGGCCGAACCCTCGCAAGCGCGAGCCCTACGAATGCGGGCTGCCCTCCGACGTACGGCGCAGCTTCCGCTTCGGGATCAGCTTCTACCTGGTAGCGATGCTGTTCATCCTCTTCGACGTTGAGGTCATCTTCCTCTACCCAATAGCCGTCCGGCTCGACGCCTTCGGGGCGTTTGCGCTCGTCGAGACGCTGATCTTCATTGCCCTGCTTCTGGTCGCACTCGTACACGTGTGGCGGCGGGGGGCTCTCGATTGGAAGTGA
- a CDS encoding NuoB/complex I 20 kDa subunit family protein, which yields MRGQLEGRDLEQFVQERLLTTRFDEALRWARRNAIWPLGFGLACCAMEMISIVGSPRNDLARFGAEVIRFSPRQADLLILSGRVSIKMAPIIRRIYDQMLEPKWVISMGACASSAGMFNNYALVAGADRFLPIDVYVPGCPPRPEALNYGILKLQEKIAGDPSLGWRERYRARGTEEPGNLFDVEETAGA from the coding sequence CTGCGCGGTCAGCTCGAGGGGCGCGATCTCGAGCAGTTCGTGCAGGAGCGACTGCTTACGACCCGCTTCGACGAGGCTCTCCGCTGGGCGCGGCGCAACGCGATCTGGCCGCTCGGCTTCGGACTCGCCTGTTGCGCAATGGAGATGATCTCGATCGTCGGCTCTCCTCGAAACGACCTCGCCCGTTTCGGCGCCGAGGTCATTCGCTTCTCGCCTCGTCAAGCCGACCTTTTGATCCTCTCCGGTCGCGTCTCGATCAAGATGGCCCCGATCATCCGGCGCATCTACGACCAGATGCTGGAACCGAAGTGGGTGATCTCGATGGGCGCGTGCGCCTCGAGCGCCGGCATGTTCAATAACTACGCGTTGGTCGCTGGTGCCGACCGCTTTTTGCCGATCGACGTCTACGTGCCGGGCTGTCCGCCGCGTCCCGAGGCCCTCAACTACGGGATCCTCAAGCTCCAAGAGAAGATCGCCGGGGATCCCTCGCTCGGCTGGCGCGAGCGCTACCGTGCGCGCGGCACCGAAGAACCCGGCAACCTGTTCGACGTCGAGGAGACCGCCGGTGCCTGA
- a CDS encoding NADH-quinone oxidoreductase subunit C, whose amino-acid sequence MPDATALELLAHRVRDAVAEQAVVATDHAHGRATLEVAPQQVREVLAYLRDRDPEPWPLLVSLHGCDYLPAQPRLGVHYELLSMERCDRLCVKTRVGVDDPRLPSVVDLFPGANFQEREVYDMFGVVFEGHPDLRRILMPEDYEGHPQRRDFPIGGEPVLFTFNERELPRWYE is encoded by the coding sequence GTGCCTGACGCCACGGCCCTCGAGCTACTGGCGCACCGGGTGCGCGACGCGGTCGCCGAGCAGGCGGTGGTAGCGACCGACCACGCGCACGGACGCGCGACACTCGAGGTCGCCCCCCAGCAGGTTCGCGAAGTGCTCGCCTACCTGCGTGACCGCGATCCCGAGCCCTGGCCGCTACTCGTGAGTCTCCACGGATGCGACTACTTGCCCGCGCAGCCGCGGCTCGGCGTGCACTACGAGCTGCTGTCGATGGAGCGTTGCGACCGTCTCTGTGTGAAGACGCGCGTCGGTGTCGACGACCCACGGCTGCCGTCGGTGGTCGATCTCTTCCCGGGCGCGAACTTCCAGGAGCGGGAGGTCTACGACATGTTCGGGGTGGTCTTCGAGGGCCACCCGGACCTGCGCCGGATCCTCATGCCGGAGGACTACGAAGGGCACCCGCAGCGCCGGGATTTCCCGATCGGCGGCGAGCCCGTGCTGTTCACCTTCAACGAGCGGGAGCTACCGCGCTGGTATGAGTGA
- a CDS encoding NADH-quinone oxidoreductase subunit D, with amino-acid sequence MSEAQGNGSTSTALSDPTRIPYRERERSVTLERIESGEDLHSELLTINIGPHHPATHGVLRLLCTLEGEVVRDVVPIVGYVHTGIEKSCEQQQYWKVIPFVERMDYLSYYFNAMAYCTAVERLLEIEVPPRAQYLRVIHLELNRIASHLFWLATAALDIGAITMLWWGLRDREHVMDLFEMSSGQRMHTRYFQIGGVIEDIPPGFERKCRDFCALLPTRLDQYEALLDQNEIWLQRLKHTGEVPAERLLALGVTGPLLRAAGVPWDLRKTMPYSSYDHFDFKIPVGTVGDNYDRYRVRLAEMRESVRIVEQALDGLPEGPYITGNRKVALPPRHELATSMEALIHHFKLVTEGFRVPPGEVYSAIESPRGELGCFVLADGSAKPARVHMRDPSFVNLQALPEMARGGLIADLIACVAMLDPILGGIDR; translated from the coding sequence ATGAGTGAGGCACAGGGCAACGGCTCGACATCGACGGCGCTCAGCGATCCGACGCGGATCCCTTACCGCGAGCGCGAGCGCTCGGTCACGCTGGAGCGGATCGAGTCGGGCGAGGACCTGCACTCGGAGCTCCTGACGATCAACATCGGCCCCCACCATCCGGCCACCCACGGGGTCCTACGTCTGCTCTGCACGCTCGAAGGCGAGGTCGTGCGCGACGTGGTGCCGATCGTCGGCTACGTCCACACCGGCATCGAGAAGAGCTGCGAACAGCAGCAGTACTGGAAGGTGATCCCGTTCGTCGAGCGCATGGATTACCTCTCGTACTACTTCAACGCGATGGCCTACTGCACGGCCGTCGAACGGCTACTGGAGATCGAGGTACCGCCGCGCGCCCAGTACCTGCGGGTGATCCACCTCGAGCTCAACCGCATCGCAAGCCACCTTTTCTGGCTAGCGACGGCGGCGCTCGACATCGGTGCGATCACGATGCTCTGGTGGGGATTGCGCGACCGCGAGCACGTGATGGACCTCTTCGAGATGTCCTCGGGACAGCGGATGCACACCCGCTACTTCCAGATCGGCGGCGTGATCGAGGACATCCCGCCCGGATTCGAGCGCAAGTGCCGCGACTTCTGCGCCTTGCTGCCGACCCGACTGGACCAGTACGAGGCGCTGCTCGACCAAAACGAGATCTGGCTACAGCGGCTAAAGCACACTGGCGAAGTGCCCGCCGAACGGCTGCTCGCGCTCGGCGTTACGGGGCCGCTCTTGCGCGCCGCCGGTGTGCCCTGGGACCTGCGTAAGACGATGCCGTACTCGTCGTATGACCACTTCGACTTCAAGATCCCGGTCGGCACCGTCGGCGACAACTACGACCGCTATCGCGTGCGGCTAGCCGAGATGCGCGAATCGGTGCGGATCGTCGAGCAAGCGCTCGACGGACTGCCCGAGGGCCCCTACATCACCGGGAACCGCAAGGTCGCGTTGCCGCCCAGACACGAGCTCGCGACCTCGATGGAGGCGCTGATTCACCACTTCAAGCTCGTCACCGAGGGCTTCCGAGTGCCGCCCGGAGAGGTCTACTCGGCGATCGAATCGCCGCGCGGCGAGCTGGGCTGCTTCGTGCTCGCGGACGGCTCGGCGAAGCCTGCGCGTGTGCACATGCGCGACCCGAGCTTCGTGAACCTGCAGGCGCTACCAGAGATGGCGAGAGGCGGTCTGATCGCGGACCTGATCGCTTGCGTCGCGATGCTCGACCCGATCCTGGGAGGGATCGACCGGTGA
- a CDS encoding NAD(P)H-dependent oxidoreductase subunit E, producing MTFLAGPEREPRVSPPVSVDMPEGWAQATGGRDPQVVPDPAEVKVPEDLREQIERLIARYPDRHSAALPALSAAQQRYGWCSPRALLEVACVMQVTPAYLAAVATFYDMLRTRPVGRRYVYVCTSVSCHLRNARAVYEALAEEAGKQGLEDCEIREFECLGACDMAPMASVDGRYVGPLSVADARELVSALREGREVLPGRGLGDANYALPWQRGEEHPLPAGPVRPQVHPAGGIAGEISE from the coding sequence GTGACCTTCCTTGCCGGACCCGAGCGGGAGCCGCGGGTATCCCCTCCGGTGAGCGTCGACATGCCGGAGGGGTGGGCGCAGGCAACCGGTGGTCGTGACCCACAGGTGGTGCCGGATCCGGCGGAGGTCAAAGTCCCCGAAGACCTGCGCGAGCAGATCGAGCGGCTGATCGCCCGCTACCCCGACCGCCACTCGGCGGCGTTGCCCGCACTTAGCGCGGCCCAACAACGCTACGGGTGGTGCTCACCGCGTGCTCTGCTCGAGGTCGCCTGCGTGATGCAGGTGACACCGGCGTATCTAGCGGCCGTCGCGACCTTCTACGACATGCTCCGCACGCGTCCGGTGGGACGCCGCTACGTCTACGTCTGCACGAGCGTTTCCTGCCATCTGCGCAACGCCCGCGCGGTGTATGAAGCACTCGCCGAGGAAGCCGGCAAGCAGGGGCTCGAGGACTGCGAAATCCGTGAGTTCGAATGCCTCGGCGCCTGCGACATGGCGCCGATGGCGTCGGTCGACGGACGCTACGTCGGGCCGCTGTCGGTGGCGGACGCCCGCGAGCTCGTGAGTGCGCTGCGCGAGGGCCGCGAGGTACTGCCGGGTCGAGGCCTTGGCGACGCAAACTACGCGCTCCCCTGGCAGCGGGGCGAGGAACATCCGCTTCCAGCCGGGCCGGTGCGCCCGCAGGTACATCCCGCCGGCGGCATCGCGGGGGAGATCAGCGAATGA
- the nuoF gene encoding NADH-quinone oxidoreductase subunit NuoF, which produces MSLVEVLTQHLDVPNAHEIDVYERLGGYRAARKALLEMTPDQVLAELESSGLRGRGGAGFSMGKKASFIPKGAMDKYLCCNADESEPGTFKDRLIMQRKPHLLIEGCIIASVAAGANKGFIYIRGEYELQARVLERAIAQAYERGYLGRNLLGSGHDFELVLHRGQGAYICGEETALLDSLEGKRGNPRLKPPFPANQGLYRGPTLINNVETLSCTPLIIDRGAEWFRSLGSEQSTGPKIVSVSGNVRRPGNYEIELGTPVREIIYDIAGGPWPGNEVKCFFPGGSSAAVLGPEHLDLPYTFEAMQQAGSMLGSGAIIVVDETQPIVPLALRLAEFYRHESCGKCVPCREGTNWTVKLLARIERGEATPMDLDLLASIQENIIGNCLCVLGDSMAVPVSSLLRRFRSEFEEHIERARAERERELARAAEAEVGLVALAAGGDS; this is translated from the coding sequence ATGAGCTTGGTGGAAGTCCTCACCCAGCACCTCGACGTGCCCAACGCGCACGAGATCGACGTCTACGAGCGCCTCGGTGGCTACCGAGCAGCGCGCAAAGCGCTGCTCGAGATGACGCCTGACCAGGTGCTGGCCGAGCTCGAATCGTCGGGACTGCGCGGTCGCGGCGGCGCCGGCTTCTCAATGGGGAAGAAGGCTTCTTTCATCCCCAAGGGGGCGATGGACAAGTACCTCTGTTGCAACGCCGACGAGTCGGAGCCGGGGACCTTCAAGGACCGTCTGATCATGCAGCGCAAGCCGCACCTGCTGATCGAGGGCTGCATCATCGCCTCGGTCGCTGCCGGCGCCAATAAGGGTTTCATCTACATCCGCGGCGAGTACGAGCTTCAGGCGCGCGTGCTCGAGCGAGCGATTGCCCAGGCCTACGAGCGGGGCTACCTGGGACGCAACCTGCTCGGCTCTGGTCACGACTTCGAGCTGGTGCTGCATCGCGGCCAGGGCGCCTACATCTGCGGCGAGGAAACAGCGCTCCTCGACTCCCTCGAGGGGAAACGCGGCAACCCGCGCCTGAAGCCACCATTCCCAGCCAATCAGGGTCTCTATCGCGGGCCAACGCTGATCAACAACGTCGAGACGCTCTCTTGCACTCCGCTGATCATCGACCGCGGGGCGGAGTGGTTCCGCTCGCTCGGCTCGGAGCAGTCGACGGGACCGAAGATCGTCTCGGTCTCGGGCAACGTGCGGCGGCCCGGGAACTACGAGATCGAGCTCGGCACGCCGGTGCGCGAGATCATCTACGACATCGCCGGCGGACCGTGGCCGGGCAACGAGGTGAAGTGTTTCTTCCCCGGCGGTTCGTCGGCTGCCGTGCTCGGCCCCGAGCACCTTGACCTGCCCTACACCTTCGAGGCGATGCAGCAGGCCGGGTCGATGCTCGGCTCGGGCGCGATCATCGTGGTCGACGAGACCCAGCCGATCGTGCCTCTGGCCCTGCGGCTCGCCGAGTTCTACCGCCACGAGTCGTGCGGCAAGTGCGTCCCCTGCCGTGAAGGGACGAACTGGACGGTGAAGCTGCTCGCGCGCATCGAGCGCGGTGAAGCGACACCGATGGATCTCGACCTGCTGGCCTCGATCCAGGAGAACATCATCGGCAACTGCCTCTGCGTGCTCGGGGACTCGATGGCGGTCCCGGTCAGCTCCCTGTTGCGCCGCTTCCGCAGCGAGTTCGAGGAGCACATCGAGCGCGCCCGCGCCGAGCGCGAGCGCGAGTTGGCGCGGGCGGCCGAGGCCGAGGTCGGGCTTGTAGCGCTTGCCGCTGGGGGTGATTCGTAG
- the nuoG gene encoding NADH-quinone oxidoreductase subunit NuoG: MARPERREVTFEIDGREVRAPEGTMLVDAARMGDVEIPYFCYEPKLGQPVGACRMCLVQIEGMPKLQTACSTPVKEGMVVTTVSPEVKQAQNAVVEFLLANHPLDCPVCDKGGECPLQDISYGWGPGSSRFTEPKRHFKKPIELSPLIAIDRERCILCYRCVRFSQEVSEDHQLVFLERGDRTFVGTADGSHYIAPFSGNVIELCPVGALTSIPYRFRARPWDVEEDGTVCTLCPSQCNVRLTIRDDRRVLRVLARDNPAVDDGWLCDRGRFGYQAFHSRERIVRPLVREGTELVETSWPRALEAAAEILGRAGTKAAALVGGSATNEEGYLVQRLLREALGSPHIDSRPAPAPDPELLRACARPELAATVADIDHADAVLVIGCEPVDEMPILDLRIRKAVRRHGTKLLLMTPAPSRLDPLARVAVRYLPGATSAAIEALLAALGEEQGPAPGLSALCAQAGLVRGVRPGPPLDVRFNGAAARPLDPEQPERAAEHPEELLEALAAQLRAAGDVVVIVGERALVAGGEESRARRALLALLRRLGVGEQTGARLIEVPFGANGRGLREVGCLPGLAPGLQNASSRGHAWVDLPAALAAGEVSALLLYDSDPLRGCGDRIAWERALRARSAGVVAFARFRDEVVERYAQVVLPAEVYAEKDGTVVHPDGRLQRVRQAIARAGEVRSGLRVLCELARKLGADFGEGLLSSEVTAQVAAAVPFYAGANAARIGGKGIRWQELAGAAAPTADAPPADAPQAPAPAEHADGAAGAPAGVIQVAAQPALWACEETRRAPALRFLRPRQRLAMSPADAKQWSLANGDLVRLRVGDHQLVCELAVRSAVPAGRAFLIEGLGAEGAEALLGGAAMRACSIERLGRAAKVAASGNGRVEASSRPRR; encoded by the coding sequence GTGGCGAGACCCGAGCGGCGCGAGGTCACCTTCGAGATCGACGGGCGCGAGGTCCGGGCGCCCGAGGGCACGATGCTGGTCGACGCTGCCCGCATGGGCGACGTCGAGATTCCTTACTTCTGCTACGAGCCGAAACTCGGCCAGCCGGTCGGTGCCTGCCGCATGTGCCTGGTGCAGATCGAGGGCATGCCAAAGCTGCAGACGGCGTGCTCGACACCGGTCAAAGAGGGAATGGTCGTGACGACCGTTTCGCCGGAGGTCAAGCAGGCGCAGAACGCGGTCGTCGAGTTTCTACTCGCCAACCACCCGCTCGACTGCCCGGTCTGCGACAAGGGTGGCGAGTGCCCGCTGCAAGACATCTCCTACGGCTGGGGTCCGGGAAGCTCGCGCTTCACCGAACCAAAACGCCACTTCAAGAAACCGATCGAGCTTTCGCCGCTGATCGCGATCGACCGCGAGCGCTGCATCCTCTGCTACCGCTGCGTCCGCTTTTCACAGGAGGTCTCGGAAGATCACCAGCTGGTCTTTCTCGAGCGCGGCGACCGCACGTTCGTCGGGACCGCCGACGGTTCGCACTACATCGCGCCGTTCAGCGGCAACGTGATCGAGCTCTGCCCGGTCGGTGCGCTGACTTCGATCCCTTACCGCTTCCGCGCAAGGCCCTGGGACGTCGAGGAGGACGGCACCGTCTGCACGCTCTGCCCGAGCCAATGCAACGTGCGCCTGACGATCCGTGACGATCGCCGCGTACTGCGTGTGCTGGCCCGCGACAACCCGGCCGTCGACGACGGCTGGCTGTGCGACCGCGGGCGCTTTGGCTACCAGGCGTTCCACAGTCGCGAACGCATCGTCCGACCGCTGGTGCGGGAGGGAACGGAACTCGTCGAGACCTCGTGGCCACGAGCGCTGGAAGCAGCCGCCGAGATCCTCGGGCGGGCCGGCACCAAGGCAGCAGCCCTGGTAGGCGGCTCCGCAACCAACGAAGAGGGCTATCTCGTGCAACGCTTGCTGCGCGAGGCGCTTGGGTCGCCACACATCGACTCGCGTCCTGCACCCGCGCCCGATCCCGAACTCCTACGGGCCTGCGCCCGGCCCGAGCTGGCAGCCACCGTCGCCGACATCGATCACGCCGACGCAGTGCTCGTGATCGGCTGCGAGCCGGTCGACGAGATGCCGATCCTCGACCTGCGCATCCGCAAGGCCGTTCGTCGCCACGGCACCAAGCTCTTGTTGATGACGCCGGCACCCTCGCGCCTCGACCCGCTCGCCCGCGTGGCGGTTCGCTACTTGCCGGGAGCGACCAGCGCCGCGATCGAGGCACTGCTCGCAGCGCTCGGCGAGGAGCAAGGGCCGGCGCCCGGTCTCTCCGCCCTGTGCGCGCAAGCAGGGCTCGTTCGCGGCGTGCGTCCGGGACCGCCGCTCGATGTGCGCTTCAACGGTGCGGCGGCGCGGCCGCTCGATCCGGAGCAGCCAGAGCGCGCAGCCGAGCACCCCGAAGAGCTCCTTGAAGCGCTCGCCGCACAGCTCCGCGCGGCAGGCGACGTGGTCGTGATCGTTGGCGAGCGAGCCCTCGTCGCCGGCGGCGAGGAAAGTCGAGCCCGCCGGGCTCTTCTCGCTCTGCTCCGGCGCCTTGGCGTCGGCGAGCAGACTGGCGCACGCCTGATCGAGGTTCCTTTCGGTGCGAACGGTCGCGGCCTCCGCGAGGTCGGCTGCCTACCGGGGCTGGCGCCGGGGTTGCAAAACGCCAGCTCACGTGGGCACGCCTGGGTCGACTTGCCCGCTGCGCTCGCAGCTGGCGAGGTGTCGGCGCTGCTTTTGTACGACAGCGACCCCCTGCGTGGCTGCGGCGACCGGATCGCCTGGGAGCGCGCGCTGCGCGCTCGCTCCGCGGGCGTTGTCGCGTTCGCGCGCTTCCGCGACGAAGTGGTGGAGCGCTACGCCCAGGTGGTGCTGCCCGCCGAGGTCTACGCGGAGAAGGACGGGACGGTCGTGCACCCCGATGGGCGGCTTCAGCGCGTACGGCAGGCAATCGCCCGCGCCGGCGAGGTGCGCTCCGGTCTGCGCGTACTGTGCGAACTGGCGCGCAAGCTCGGGGCCGATTTCGGCGAGGGGCTGCTGTCGAGCGAAGTGACAGCCCAGGTCGCCGCGGCGGTTCCCTTCTACGCCGGCGCTAACGCCGCTCGGATCGGTGGCAAGGGCATCCGTTGGCAAGAGCTGGCGGGCGCCGCCGCCCCCACTGCCGACGCTCCGCCCGCCGACGCGCCCCAGGCGCCTGCCCCGGCTGAGCACGCCGACGGCGCCGCCGGCGCGCCTGCTGGTGTCATCCAGGTAGCAGCGCAGCCGGCGCTGTGGGCTTGCGAGGAGACCCGGCGGGCTCCGGCCCTGCGGTTCTTGAGGCCCCGTCAGCGGCTCGCGATGTCCCCCGCCGACGCAAAACAGTGGAGCCTCGCGAACGGCGACCTGGTGCGTCTGCGGGTCGGCGACCACCAACTCGTGTGCGAGCTGGCGGTGCGCAGCGCGGTGCCGGCCGGGCGTGCGTTCCTGATCGAGGGGCTCGGGGCCGAGGGCGCAGAGGCGCTGCTGGGCGGGGCCGCTATGCGGGCGTGCTCGATCGAACGGCTAGGACGCGCAGCGAAAGTGGCGGCGTCGGGCAACGGCCGCGTCGAGGCCTCCTCCCGACCGCGGAGGTGA